TCGCTGGCCGCGATTTCACGAAGCGGCTGACACACACGTTCGATATGATCGCCGTGACTTATCCAGACGTCCAGCCGCCCGCCGAGTCCTTTCCACAACACTCCGTTTTCGCGCACCGAGATGCTGGCTCGGCCGAATTCCCCCTGCGCGCCGGGAACTACGCGCGAACCGAAATGCTCCCCCAATACCTGCATTCCATAGCAAATTCCCAACAGCGGCCGATCCGATTCGAGAATTCGAGCGTCGGGGCGCGGCGATCCGGACTCCGTTACGCTGGCCGGCCCGCCCGAGAGAATCACTCCGCGAGTTTCGCCAGTCAATACGCTCTCAGCGTCCGCCGAAAACGGCAGAATCTCGCAGTACACGCCGAGCTCGCGCAGACGGCGGGCGATAAGCTGCGTCGTCTGCGATCCGAAATCGAGAATCACAATGCGTTCCGGATGCCTCACGGCGTCGCCTTAACGCGAAGTTCCAGCGGCCACTTTGCCAGTTGCGAAAGAAATTCGTGATGCGTCAAATCAAGCTGAACGGGAGTTACCGTCACATAGCCCGCATGAAGCGTTGTGGCGTCCGTATCGGTTTCTTCGAGCGGCACGCACGCGCCATCCATCCAGTAGTATACGTCCCCGCGAGGAGCCGTCCGCTTGTCGAAGGTTTCCTGGAACCTCGCCCGTCCCTGCCGCACCACACGAATCCCCCGGATGTGCTCCATCGGCAGCGAGGGGACATTTACGTTCAGAAGCGTGTCGGGAGGCAGACGATGTTCCGCCACCCGCTCGACCATGAAACGCGCGACCTGCGCCGCATCCGCGTAATCGGTAGACGTATACGAAGCCAGTGAAACCGCCAGCGACGGCAAGCCGTTGATGGCACCCTCGGTGGCCGCCGATACCGTTCCCGAATAGATGACCGAGATCCCCGTGTTCTCTCCGCGATTGATTCCTGAAACCACGATATCGGGACGTTGCGGCATGAGTTCCGTGAGCGCCAGTTTGACGCAATCGCCCGGAGTCCCGCTGATCGCGAACGTGTGATCGGCTCCCTCCAATTTCCACGGAAAGAGCCGAATGGGTTCGTGCATGGTGATGGCGTGCCCGACCGCCGATTGCTCACGATCCGGCGCAACCACCCAGATTTCGCCGAAACCGCGCAAGGCTTGGATCAGCGCGGAAAGCCCGGGAGCCTGAATGCCGTCGTCATTCGATATGAGAACCCTCAAGCGTTCTCCTTCCGGTCTCCCATGAAAAATCCGAGCAGAGTCGCCAGAGTGGACTTGATTTCACTTCGCGACACGATGCGATCCAGAAAACCCTTTTCCAACAGGAACTCGCTGCGCTGGAAACCCGCAGGCAGATCTTGTCCGATGGTCTGTTTGATGACGCGCGGTCCGGCAAAGCCGATCAGCGCGCCGGGCTCGGCCAGGATCACGTCCCCCAGCATGGCGAAGCTGGCCGCGACGCCCCCCGTGGTCGGGTGGGTCAACACCGAGATGTACGGCACCCCCTCGTCCTTCAGCCGGGACAGCGCGGCACAGGACTTGGCCATCTGCATCAGCGACAGCAGGCCCTCCTGCATGCGCGCCCCGCCGGACGCGGATATCACGATCGCGGGCTGGCGGGCAGCGAGCGCCCGCTCGAACAGCAGCGTCACCTTCTCGCCCACGACCGAGCCCATGGACCCACCGAGGAACGCAAATTCGAAGGTCCCGATCTGCACGCAGCGCCCCTCGATGGTGGCCTCGCCAGCGCGGAAACCGTCCAGGATGCCGGTCTTCTCCCGCGCCCGGGCCAGGCGTTCGGGATAGGGCATGGTATCGACGAACTCCATCGGATCCTGCGCCGCGAGCCCCGTGTCGAACTCGACGAACGAGTCCGTATCCACCAGCGCCAGCAAGCGATCGATACCGCGCATCCGGCCGTGGTGGCCGCAGGCATAGCAGACCTCGAGGTCGAGCTGCGGCA
This window of the bacterium genome carries:
- the surE gene encoding 5'/3'-nucleotidase SurE, with the protein product MRVLISNDDGIQAPGLSALIQALRGFGEIWVVAPDREQSAVGHAITMHEPIRLFPWKLEGADHTFAISGTPGDCVKLALTELMPQRPDIVVSGINRGENTGISVIYSGTVSAATEGAINGLPSLAVSLASYTSTDYADAAQVARFMVERVAEHRLPPDTLLNVNVPSLPMEHIRGIRVVRQGRARFQETFDKRTAPRGDVYYWMDGACVPLEETDTDATTLHAGYVTVTPVQLDLTHHEFLSQLAKWPLELRVKATP
- the accD gene encoding acetyl-CoA carboxylase, carboxyltransferase subunit beta gives rise to the protein MNTTPDSIHPPGVPGPPGEGEEIDLTVWRECKGCGELVYVPQLDLEVCYACGHHGRMRGIDRLLALVDTDSFVEFDTGLAAQDPMEFVDTMPYPERLARAREKTGILDGFRAGEATIEGRCVQIGTFEFAFLGGSMGSVVGEKVTLLFERALAARQPAIVISASGGARMQEGLLSLMQMAKSCAALSRLKDEGVPYISVLTHPTTGGVAASFAMLGDVILAEPGALIGFAGPRVIKQTIGQDLPAGFQRSEFLLEKGFLDRIVSRSEIKSTLATLLGFFMGDRKENA